Proteins co-encoded in one Salarias fasciatus chromosome 4, fSalaFa1.1, whole genome shotgun sequence genomic window:
- the tcap gene encoding telethonin, producing MPICSVMQKSNGEVVGAELTCSLREENKAQRESYSADWHSVSLKTQPQDRQTMNMNDDSRRETLSRQWRARPLTQSCPSGVFRVGTVERGVREHQLLPKRKTLPLPIFTPAELGVRLGRGAPHAEDDLQPFPAPDGVCPSKRTVDDITRDLPPVKPTLMEFAKAPKALGRSVSQEAQRG from the exons ATGCCCATCTGCTCGGTGATGCAGAAGAGTAACGGCGAGGTGGTGGGAGCCGAGCTGACCTGCAGCCTGCGGGAGGAGAACAAGGCTCAGAGGGAGAGCTACAGCGCCGACTGgcacagcgtcagcctgaagacTCAGCCTCAGGACAG GCAGACCATGAACATGAACGACGACTCCCGCCGGGAGACCCTGTCCCGGCAGTGGCGGGCCCGTCCCCTGACGCAGAGCTGCCCCTCGGGGGTCTTCAGGGTGGGCACGGTGGAGCGGGGGGTGAGGGAGCACCAGCTCCTGCCCAAGAGGAAGACCCTCCCACTGCCCATCTTCACCCCGGCCGAGCTGGGCGTCCGGCTGGGCCGCGGGGCGCCGCACGCCGAGGACGACCTGCAGCCCTTCCCCGCCCCCGACGGCGTCTGCCCCAGCAAGAGGACCGTGGACGACATCACCCGGGACCTGCCGCCCGTCAAGCCCACCCTCATGGAGTTCGCCAAGGCGCCCAAAGCTCTGGGCCGCTCCGTGTCCCAGGAGGCGCAGAGGGGCTGA
- the LOC115386638 gene encoding melanoregulin, which translates to MGSAFRMFCMKFCCCCCAGDDDDDDEKQPLIPQDPLEYFNREVQKRRDEETNLWSEPGDPSHSEREDDRALYSLLQARNKTRMGSTGYRRLSVDIEAMRDTRREVRDKWKTILENLGFMAEADSLLTVSAGASHDRMRNAPAARALLQTLHSETSVFNSREPPPERYLFILDRLLYLDIAEDFLAKAKRFYPPRDDSDEETPGLAINLPLLLARVEAMNGRGEEEDDDDEEESGREDGDLSDRS; encoded by the exons ATGGGTTCGGCCTTCCGCATGTTCTGCATgaagttctgctgctgctgctgcgccggtgacgacgacgacgatgacgaAAAGCAGCCTCTAATACC TCAAGATCCGCTGGAGTATTTCAACCGCGAGGTCCAGAAGCGTCGAGATGAGGAGACCAATCTCTGGAGCGAGCCGGGAGACCCCAGCCACTCGGAGAGAGAGGACGACCGGGCGCTTTATTCCCTGCTGCAGGCCAGGAACAAGACCCGCATGGGCTCCACG GGTTACCGTCGATTGAGCGTTGACATTGAAGCCATGAGGGACACTCGCCGAGAGGTCAGGGACAAGTGGAAGACCATCCTGGAAAACCTGG GGTTCATGGCTGAGGCCGACTCCCTGCTGACGGTGTCCGCCGGCGCCTCACATGACCGCATGCGCAACGCCCCCGCTGCACGTGCCCTGCTCCAGACGCTGCACTCCGAGACCTCCGTCTTCAACAGCAGGGAGCCGCCCCCCGAGAGATATCTGTTCATCCTG gATCGCCTCCTGTACCTGGATATCGCTGAGGATTTCTTGGCGAAGGCGAAGCGTTTCTACCCCCCCAGGGATGACTCAGACGAGGAGACCCCGGGCCTGGCCATCAACCTGCCCCTGCTGCTGGCCAGGGTGGAGGCCATGAACGGcagaggcgaggaggaggatgacgatgatgaggaggagagcggaAGAGAAGATGGAGACTTGAGTGACAGATCctaa
- the rprml gene encoding reprimo-like protein, protein MNVSFFNATQGALFNGSQTFAGTLATYSGNGTDSVVTGDGGGSLVLLQEERKLFVMRVVQIAVLCVLSLTVIFGIFFLGCNLMIKSESMINFLVKERRPSKDVETVMIGLS, encoded by the coding sequence ATGAATGTCTCTTTCTTCAACGCGACGCAGGGCGCGCTCTTCAACGGGAGCCAGACCTTCGCCGGGACTCTGGCCACATATTCCGGCAACGGCACCGACAGCGTGGTGACCGGCGACGGCGGAGGGtccctggtgctgctgcaggaggagcgcaAACTCTTCGTCATGCGCGTGGTGCAAATCGCGGTGCTGTGCGTGCTGTCGCTCACCGTCATCTTCGGGATCTTTTTTCTCGGGTGCAACCTGATGATCAAGTCGGAAAGCATGATTAACTTCTTGGTGAAGGAACGGAGACCGTCCAAAGACGTGGAAACCGTGATGATCGGGCTCAGCTAG